A portion of the Ficedula albicollis isolate OC2 chromosome 4, FicAlb1.5, whole genome shotgun sequence genome contains these proteins:
- the LOC101806429 gene encoding C-C motif chemokine 3-like — translation MRVLAASLAVLLLVAICSQAEADHRVSGNAALFKKETKPTSCCFSYISRPIPRGMINSAYRSSSSCSLQAVILVTKKGREVCADPKAPWVQKYLEDLELLEY, via the exons ATGAGAGTCCTTGCAGCCTCCCTGGCTGTTCTGCTCCTTGTGGCCATCTGCTCCCAGGCTGAGGCTGATCACAGAGTCTCCGGGAATGCTGCACTTTTCAAGAAAG aaaccaaacccacctcctgctgcttctcGTACATTTCACGCCCCATTCCACGCGGCATGATCAACTCTGCctacaggagcagcagcagctgctcactgcaAGCCGTGAT CCTGGTCACCAAAAAGGGGAGGGAGGTGTGTGCAGACCCCAAGGCTCCCTGGGTGCAGAAATACCTGGAGGACTTGGAGCTTCTGGAGTACTGA
- the LRPAP1 gene encoding alpha-2-macroglobulin receptor-associated protein: PRGKRREAGEFRVVRLNQVWEKAQRLHLSAVKLAELHSDLKIQEKDELSWKKLKAEGLDEDGEKEAKLRRNLNVIMTKYGMNGKKDSQLLDTNYIKDGTESDTLDDPRLEKLWSKAKTSGKFSDEELDKLWREFKHHKEKIREYNILLETVSRTEDVHKNLINPSEENLVKEEILHNKHRELKEKLRSINQGFERLRKVSHQGYDTTSEFEEPRVIDLWDMAKSANFTEKELESFREELKHFEAKIEKHHHYQKQLEISHEKLKHVEGTGDKDHLNRNKEKYAMLQEKTKELGYKVKKHLQDLSSRISQGLQHNEL; encoded by the exons ccccgcggcaaGCGGCGGGAGGCCGGGGAGTTCCGTGTGGTGAGGCTGAACCAGGTCTGGGAGAAGGCGCAGCGG CTCCATCTCTCTGCTGTGAAACTGGCAGAGTTGCACAGTGAtctaaaaatacaagaaaaggATGAGCTAAGCTGGAAAAAACTGAAGGCTGAAGGGCTGGATGAAGATGGAGAGAAGGAAGCCAAGCTCAGACGCAACTTAAATG TCATTATGACTAAATATGGAATGAATGGGAAGAAGGACTCTCAACTGCTTGATACCAACTATATTAAAGATGGCACAGAAAGTGACACACTAGATGATCCAAGATTGGAAAAATTATGGAGCAAG GCCAAGACCTCTGGGAAGTTCTCTGATGAGGAGTTGGACAAGCTTTGGCGAGAATTTAAGCATCACAAGGAAAAGATTCGTGAATACAATATTCTGCTGGAGACTGTGAGCAGAACAGAAG ATGTCCACAAAAATCTTATCAATCCATCTGAGGAGAACCTGGTGAAAGAGGAAATCTTGCACAACAAACACAGAGAACTCAAGGAGAAGTTAAGAAGCATCAATCAGGGGTTTGAGCGTTTGCGGAAAGTCAGTCACCAGGGATATGACACAACCAGTG AATTTGAAGAACCAAGAGTGATTGATTTGTGGGACATGGCCAAGTCAGCTAATTTCACTGAGAAAGAACTTGAATCTTTTCGG GAGGAGCTGAAACATTTTGAAGCAAAAATTGAAAAGCACCATCATTACCAGAAACAATTAGAGATTTCACACGAGAAACTGAAGCACGTAGAGGGAACTGGAGACAAGGACCATCtgaacagaaacaaagagaaatatgCCATGCtgcaagaaaagacaaaagaacTAGGATATAAG GTAAAGAAGCACTTGCAAGACTTATCCAGCAGAATCTCTCAAGGTCTTCAACACAATGAACTATAA